The proteins below come from a single Chryseobacterium nepalense genomic window:
- a CDS encoding nuclear transport factor 2 family protein, with the protein MIKKLIFALSFIMAITITAQKINDTDAVTAAAEKLRTAMISGEKSALESLILPELTYGHSGGHIDDAREFVEKLVTKKSDFLTIDITNQTVQIVGNTAIVRHHFYATTADAGKAPGDVTLDILLVWAKVKNDWKLLARQAVKAEKKK; encoded by the coding sequence ATGATTAAAAAATTAATTTTTGCTTTGAGCTTTATCATGGCAATTACCATCACCGCACAGAAAATAAATGATACTGATGCTGTGACAGCCGCCGCCGAAAAGTTGCGAACGGCCATGATAAGCGGGGAAAAATCTGCTCTCGAATCTTTAATTTTACCTGAACTTACATACGGACATTCCGGAGGCCACATTGATGATGCCAGAGAATTTGTGGAAAAATTAGTTACGAAGAAATCTGATTTTCTTACAATTGATATAACCAATCAAACCGTGCAGATTGTTGGAAATACAGCGATTGTCCGCCATCATTTTTACGCAACGACCGCCGACGCAGGAAAAGCTCCCGGTGATGTTACTCTGGATATTTTACTGGTTTGGGCTAAAGTGAAAAACGACTGGAAATTATTGGCAAGACAGGCTGTGAAAGCGGAGAAGAAAAAGTAA
- a CDS encoding FGGY-family carbohydrate kinase: MSKKKKVTIVFDIGKTNKKFFLFDKNYKEVVREYTELQLTTDEDGYPTEDLAALQNWIKDNFNAILDDENFEVKAINFSTYGASFVHLDQKGNVLTPLYNYTKPMDEEILDLFYKKHGSKLKIARETASPQAGMLNSGLQLFWLKYKHPEVFKKIRYSLHLPQYLSYLFTGICVSEFTSIGCHTNLWDYDKADYHDWVYEEEIDALLPPIVPTSASINTSYRNKKIKIGVGIHDSSSALLPYILSKKEPFLLLSTGTWSISLNPFNDESLTDEDIENNCLNYMRIDGKRVKASRFFMGNEYKIQVEKLCAHYGKEYGFHREVQFDQDLYLRLMKHKAVYFRFEGIILKRKMISETDLNSFATFEEAYHQLMIELMDLQIHTITNAIGNSEIQHIYIDGGFTDNDVFMKLMSHHFQHYNVMSSHSPLGSALGASMVISNKKIDEAFLQQHYQMKVLQPLIFNL; the protein is encoded by the coding sequence ATGTCTAAAAAAAAGAAAGTAACCATTGTATTTGATATTGGAAAAACCAATAAAAAATTCTTTCTGTTTGATAAAAATTACAAAGAAGTTGTCCGGGAATATACCGAATTACAGCTCACAACTGATGAAGATGGCTATCCAACGGAAGATCTGGCTGCACTCCAAAACTGGATCAAAGATAATTTCAATGCCATTCTTGATGATGAAAATTTTGAAGTAAAAGCCATTAATTTCTCTACATACGGGGCAAGTTTTGTACATCTGGACCAGAAAGGAAATGTTCTCACGCCATTGTACAATTACACCAAACCGATGGATGAAGAAATCTTGGATTTATTCTATAAAAAACACGGCAGTAAACTTAAAATTGCCCGTGAAACAGCCTCTCCGCAGGCAGGAATGCTGAATTCCGGATTACAGCTTTTCTGGTTGAAATATAAACATCCGGAAGTTTTCAAAAAAATCCGGTACAGTCTTCATTTACCACAATATTTATCCTACCTGTTTACCGGAATCTGTGTCTCCGAATTTACATCAATCGGCTGTCACACCAATTTATGGGATTACGATAAAGCAGATTACCATGATTGGGTGTACGAAGAAGAGATCGATGCTTTGTTACCGCCGATTGTGCCGACTTCAGCAAGCATTAATACCTCATACAGAAATAAGAAAATTAAAATCGGGGTTGGAATCCACGACAGTTCTTCGGCACTCTTGCCTTATATTTTAAGCAAAAAAGAACCGTTCTTGCTGCTTTCAACAGGTACCTGGAGTATTTCTCTCAATCCTTTCAATGATGAGAGTTTAACCGATGAAGACATCGAAAACAATTGCCTGAATTACATGAGAATCGACGGAAAACGTGTGAAAGCATCCCGTTTTTTCATGGGAAATGAATATAAAATCCAGGTCGAAAAATTATGTGCGCATTATGGAAAAGAGTATGGTTTCCACAGGGAAGTACAGTTTGATCAGGATTTGTACCTTCGTTTAATGAAGCATAAAGCAGTTTATTTCCGTTTTGAAGGCATTATTTTAAAAAGAAAAATGATCAGCGAGACCGATTTAAATTCTTTCGCAACTTTTGAAGAAGCCTATCATCAGCTGATGATCGAACTGATGGATCTACAGATTCATACGATTACAAATGCTATCGGAAATTCTGAAATTCAGCATATTTATATCGATGGCGGATTTACCGATAATGATGTATTTATGAAACTGATGTCACACCATTTTCAGCATTATAATGTAATGTCCAGCCATTCGCCGCTGGGTTCTGCATTGGGAGCGTCCATGGTGATTTCCAACAAAAAAATAGATGAAGCTTTTCTGCAACAGCATTATCAGATGAAAGTGCTTCAGCCTTTAATTTTTAATTTGTAA
- a CDS encoding alpha-hydroxy acid oxidase — translation MAFPFDTRYASLELLIERAKKRMPRFAFEYLDGGCNENINRDRNTNELREVLLRPRYLNNNFAEANMETELFGVNYSAPFGISPVGLQGLMWPNAPEILAKAAFKHNIPFILSTVTTSSIERIAELTEGKAWYQLYHPREEWLRDDILNRCEASGYDVLVVLADVPTFGYRAKEIRNGLAMPPQLNFRNVSQALAKPQWCLEMLKNGVPGFKTMEKYMDKNMNVKQLGQFMNSTFSGRLNSDRIKAIRDQWKGKLVIKGVASDEDAEEAVRLGFDGMIISNHGGRQLDAGESTIAVVKEISEKYKNQIKIMMDSGVRTGPDVARALSCGAEFTFMGRTFMYAVGALGDQGGDHIIEMLKMQFRQVMEQLCCEKPEQLRDFRVR, via the coding sequence ATGGCTTTCCCATTTGACACAAGATATGCATCGCTTGAGCTTTTAATTGAAAGAGCAAAGAAAAGAATGCCCCGTTTTGCTTTTGAATACCTGGACGGCGGCTGTAATGAAAATATAAACCGTGACAGAAATACCAACGAATTAAGAGAGGTGTTGCTTCGCCCGCGTTATCTGAATAACAATTTTGCCGAAGCCAATATGGAAACCGAATTATTCGGGGTGAATTATTCCGCACCTTTCGGGATTTCTCCTGTTGGTCTGCAGGGATTAATGTGGCCGAATGCCCCGGAAATCTTGGCAAAGGCAGCTTTTAAACATAATATTCCTTTTATTTTAAGCACGGTTACCACAAGCAGCATTGAAAGAATTGCGGAATTAACGGAAGGAAAAGCATGGTATCAGCTTTATCACCCGAGGGAAGAATGGCTGCGTGATGATATTCTCAACCGCTGTGAAGCTTCGGGATATGATGTCCTGGTGGTTCTGGCAGATGTTCCTACCTTCGGGTACAGAGCCAAAGAAATCAGAAACGGATTAGCGATGCCGCCACAACTGAATTTCCGGAATGTTTCCCAGGCACTGGCAAAACCTCAATGGTGTCTGGAGATGCTGAAAAATGGCGTTCCGGGTTTTAAAACAATGGAAAAATATATGGATAAAAACATGAATGTAAAACAGTTGGGACAGTTCATGAACTCCACTTTTTCAGGAAGATTAAATTCGGACAGAATCAAGGCGATCCGCGATCAGTGGAAAGGAAAACTGGTCATCAAAGGCGTGGCTTCCGATGAAGATGCGGAAGAAGCAGTACGTTTGGGTTTCGATGGAATGATTATTTCCAACCACGGAGGAAGACAGCTGGATGCCGGAGAATCTACCATTGCGGTGGTAAAAGAAATCAGTGAAAAATATAAAAATCAGATTAAAATTATGATGGACAGCGGCGTGAGAACCGGTCCTGATGTAGCCCGAGCCTTAAGCTGCGGTGCCGAATTTACCTTTATGGGAAGAACATTTATGTATGCTGTAGGTGCTTTGGGAGATCAGGGTGGTGATCATATTATTGAAATGCTCAAAATGCAGTTCAGACAGGTAATGGAACAGCTTTGCTGTGAAAAGCCGGAACAGCTGCGGGATTTTAGGGTGAGGTAG
- a CDS encoding sugar isomerase, whose amino-acid sequence MIINKESIEQYNKSETANFNSDFAYLSDKLTKSGANVSEIVKKIADFQVAIPSWALGAGGTRFGRFSYGGEPATLEQKLDDVGLIHALTHSAGAVSLHIPWDIPGDIKAIKEKAIAHGLVFDAMNSNTFQDQPGAKQSYKFGSLNAANEDARAYAVEHNKEVIRIGEELGSKSLTVWLADGASFPGQLNFQTALSKTEQSLKEIYAGMPEDWKLFIEYKPYEPNFYSTTIQDWGTSFMLANACGERAYTLVDLGHHLPNSNIEQIVATLMYKGKLGGFHFNDSKYGDDDLTVGSIKPYALFLIFNELVYGMENNPQNPYPAWMIDASHNIKDPLEDLIQSLEAILIAYAQALLVDQKALKYAQLNNDVVRAQEILQNAYRTDVRPLLKAARLQTGAAIDPISAYRNLKVRENLISERGLNVKATGL is encoded by the coding sequence ATGATTATAAACAAAGAAAGTATAGAACAGTATAATAAAAGTGAAACCGCAAATTTCAATTCAGACTTCGCCTATTTATCAGATAAACTTACAAAATCAGGAGCGAATGTTTCTGAAATTGTCAAAAAAATTGCCGATTTTCAGGTAGCCATTCCAAGTTGGGCTTTGGGAGCAGGCGGAACACGTTTTGGAAGATTTTCTTACGGTGGAGAGCCGGCAACATTAGAGCAGAAATTAGATGATGTTGGATTGATTCATGCTTTAACACACTCCGCAGGAGCAGTTTCGCTTCACATTCCCTGGGATATTCCTGGTGATATAAAAGCGATTAAAGAAAAAGCAATAGCTCACGGATTAGTTTTCGATGCAATGAATTCCAATACGTTTCAGGATCAGCCGGGAGCAAAACAATCCTACAAATTCGGCTCTTTGAATGCAGCGAATGAAGACGCAAGAGCCTATGCCGTTGAACACAATAAAGAAGTAATCCGCATTGGTGAAGAATTAGGTTCAAAAAGCTTAACGGTTTGGTTGGCAGACGGCGCAAGCTTCCCGGGACAGTTAAATTTCCAGACCGCTTTGTCGAAAACAGAGCAAAGTTTAAAAGAAATTTATGCAGGAATGCCGGAAGACTGGAAACTTTTCATCGAATATAAACCTTATGAACCGAATTTCTATTCAACGACCATTCAGGATTGGGGAACGTCTTTCATGTTGGCCAATGCTTGTGGAGAAAGAGCCTATACTTTGGTTGATTTAGGTCATCACTTACCCAATTCGAACATTGAGCAAATCGTTGCCACGTTAATGTATAAAGGAAAATTAGGAGGATTCCATTTCAACGACAGTAAATATGGTGATGATGATTTAACGGTGGGTTCAATAAAGCCTTATGCATTATTCCTGATTTTCAATGAATTGGTATATGGGATGGAAAACAATCCGCAGAATCCGTATCCGGCTTGGATGATTGATGCAAGCCACAATATTAAAGATCCGTTGGAAGACCTTATTCAGTCACTGGAAGCGATTTTGATCGCGTATGCTCAGGCACTTTTAGTAGATCAGAAAGCATTGAAATATGCGCAGCTGAATAACGATGTGGTTCGTGCACAGGAAATTTTACAAAATGCGTACAGAACAGATGTTCGTCCGTTATTAAAAGCTGCAAGATTACAGACAGGCGCAGCGATTGATCCTATTTCGGCTTACAGAAATCTTAAAGTGAGAGAAAATTTAATTTCCGAAAGAGGTCTGAATGTAAAAGCTACAGGATTATAA
- a CDS encoding bifunctional aldolase/short-chain dehydrogenase, producing MEKLKTFRYVNYLWDDEKAASFGDDQVALFLYRSNILGADLRITNYGGGNTSCKTIEKDPLTNEEVEVMWVKGSGGDIGTLTRKGIAGLYTERLRNLKNVYEGLEDEDRMVGLFDHCIYDLDSKAPSIDTPLHGLLPFRHIDHLHPDALIAVAAAKDSEAITKEIWGDTMGWVPWQRPGFDLGLQLEKCLNDNPGIRGIVLGSHGLFTWGDTSYECYINSLEVIEMASEYIAKKIEEKGQVFGGQKIESLPADERKNKAAQIMPLLRGLASSENRMVGHFTDSDTVLEFINSNDLERLAPLGTSCPDHFLRTKIQPLVLTLGKNEDLTDSKAVLEKLTPLFEQYRQEYKEYYETCKHPNSPAMRDPNPVIIIYPGVGMFSFSKDKQTTRVASEFYVNAINVMRGAEAISEYTSLPRQEAFDIEYWLLEEAKLQRMPKEKPLSRKVAIVTGAGGGIGQAIADKMIAEGAVVVYTDLNTEAVQSAISKYSKDQAIAVQCDVTSDEAIADAFKETVLAFGGVDIIVHSAGLAISKSLEETTLKDWDLLENVLVKGQFLLSKIGTEIMKKQNLGGDIVNIASKNGLVAGPNNVAYGTAKAAQQHMTRLLAAELAADKIRVNVVNPDGVIVGSKIWEGEWAEGRAKANGITVEELPAFYAKRNLLNEIILPEDIANGVFACVAILDKSTGNIINVDGGMANAFPR from the coding sequence ATGGAAAAACTAAAAACATTTAGATACGTAAACTATTTGTGGGATGATGAAAAAGCAGCATCTTTTGGAGATGACCAGGTAGCCTTATTTTTATACCGTTCAAATATTCTGGGAGCAGACTTAAGAATCACCAACTACGGAGGAGGAAATACAAGCTGTAAAACCATAGAAAAAGATCCTTTAACCAATGAAGAAGTTGAGGTAATGTGGGTGAAAGGTTCCGGAGGCGATATCGGGACTTTAACAAGAAAAGGAATTGCGGGTTTATATACTGAAAGGTTGAGAAACCTTAAAAATGTTTACGAAGGTCTGGAAGATGAAGACAGAATGGTAGGATTATTTGATCACTGCATCTACGATCTGGACAGTAAAGCGCCATCCATCGATACACCTCTTCATGGACTCCTTCCATTCAGACATATAGACCACCTTCATCCTGATGCATTAATTGCAGTCGCTGCAGCAAAAGACAGTGAAGCTATCACCAAAGAAATCTGGGGTGATACAATGGGATGGGTGCCATGGCAAAGGCCGGGCTTCGACCTGGGTTTGCAGCTGGAAAAATGTTTAAACGATAATCCGGGAATCAGGGGGATTGTTTTAGGTAGTCATGGATTATTTACCTGGGGAGATACTTCCTACGAGTGTTATATCAACAGTCTGGAAGTTATTGAGATGGCTTCAGAATATATTGCCAAAAAAATTGAAGAAAAAGGACAGGTTTTTGGCGGACAAAAAATAGAATCTCTGCCTGCTGACGAACGTAAGAATAAAGCGGCGCAGATTATGCCGTTGTTGAGAGGTCTGGCTTCTTCAGAAAACAGGATGGTTGGCCATTTTACAGACAGCGATACTGTTCTGGAATTCATCAATAGCAATGATCTTGAAAGACTGGCTCCGCTGGGAACTTCATGCCCGGATCACTTTCTGAGAACGAAAATTCAGCCGTTGGTGCTCACTTTAGGTAAAAACGAAGATCTTACTGATTCTAAAGCTGTTTTGGAAAAATTAACTCCGCTTTTCGAACAATACCGACAGGAATATAAAGAATATTACGAAACCTGTAAACATCCGAACAGCCCTGCAATGCGAGATCCGAATCCGGTGATCATCATTTATCCGGGAGTGGGAATGTTCAGCTTTTCAAAAGATAAGCAGACTACGCGTGTGGCTAGTGAATTTTATGTCAACGCCATCAATGTAATGCGCGGTGCAGAAGCTATTTCTGAATACACCTCATTACCAAGACAGGAAGCTTTCGATATCGAATACTGGCTGCTGGAAGAGGCTAAACTTCAGAGAATGCCGAAGGAGAAGCCTTTGTCAAGAAAAGTTGCCATAGTTACGGGAGCAGGAGGCGGAATAGGGCAGGCAATTGCCGATAAAATGATTGCTGAAGGTGCAGTTGTTGTGTATACGGATTTGAATACAGAAGCCGTACAATCGGCTATTTCAAAATACAGCAAAGACCAGGCAATTGCCGTTCAGTGTGATGTAACGAGTGATGAAGCGATTGCTGATGCATTCAAAGAAACCGTTTTGGCATTCGGTGGAGTAGATATCATCGTTCATTCTGCTGGACTGGCTATTTCAAAGTCGCTGGAAGAAACTACTTTAAAAGATTGGGATCTTCTTGAAAATGTTTTGGTGAAAGGACAATTCTTATTGTCAAAAATCGGAACCGAGATCATGAAAAAACAAAATCTGGGTGGAGATATCGTCAATATTGCAAGCAAAAACGGACTCGTTGCGGGACCGAATAATGTAGCGTACGGAACTGCAAAAGCGGCTCAGCAACATATGACCAGACTGTTGGCTGCAGAACTGGCTGCAGATAAGATCAGGGTAAATGTTGTAAATCCGGACGGTGTAATTGTAGGAAGCAAAATCTGGGAAGGAGAATGGGCAGAAGGCCGTGCAAAAGCCAATGGAATCACGGTGGAAGAACTTCCGGCATTTTACGCCAAAAGAAATCTTTTAAATGAAATCATTCTTCCGGAAGACATTGCCAACGGAGTTTTCGCCTGCGTTGCCATTTTAGATAAAAGTACAGGAAACATCATCAATGTAGACGGCGGAATGGCCAATGCTTTCCCGAGATAA
- a CDS encoding GntR family transcriptional regulator, producing the protein MAETFEIHINENSRVPKYKQIVDSILNGIDGGEISIGEKIPSINELSESCFLSRDTVEKAYKELRKRQIIESVKGKGYYISRINKNDTINIFFLINKPSTYKMMIYNYFVNAIGTKGNVEMYIYHCDETLFINALKKNIGGFDYYVIMPHFRDEQSKHTSSTREVIEMIEKIPKNKLLMLDNTKPNISGEYGSIFQDFEHDIYNALKEGLDKIRKYEKIILVYPDKSIHPYPFRIVRGFEKFCRDFKLDYEILDEIYHDMELQDKDIFITIRERDLVNLVKQIRQKNLKLGEDIGIISYNETPLKELLGITVITTDFKAMGESAAYMILKNKKESVNNVFKFIQRDSL; encoded by the coding sequence ATGGCAGAAACTTTTGAAATACATATCAACGAAAACTCCAGAGTTCCCAAATACAAACAGATTGTAGATTCTATTTTAAATGGAATTGATGGCGGAGAGATCAGCATCGGCGAAAAAATTCCCTCCATTAATGAACTAAGTGAATCCTGTTTTCTTTCAAGAGATACAGTGGAAAAAGCATATAAAGAACTGAGAAAACGACAGATTATTGAATCTGTGAAAGGGAAAGGATATTATATTTCCCGAATCAATAAGAATGACACGATTAATATTTTCTTTCTGATCAACAAACCGAGCACGTACAAAATGATGATCTATAATTATTTCGTGAATGCAATCGGTACCAAAGGCAATGTGGAAATGTATATTTACCACTGCGATGAAACGCTTTTTATAAATGCTTTGAAAAAAAATATAGGAGGTTTTGATTATTATGTCATCATGCCCCATTTCCGGGACGAACAGTCTAAACACACGAGCTCTACCAGAGAGGTAATTGAAATGATTGAAAAAATTCCTAAGAATAAATTGCTGATGCTGGACAATACAAAACCCAATATTTCAGGAGAATACGGTTCTATTTTTCAGGATTTCGAGCATGATATTTACAATGCTTTAAAAGAAGGTCTGGATAAGATCAGGAAATACGAAAAAATCATACTGGTATATCCCGATAAATCCATCCATCCCTATCCTTTCAGGATCGTAAGAGGTTTTGAAAAATTCTGCAGGGATTTTAAGCTTGATTATGAAATTCTCGATGAAATTTATCATGACATGGAACTGCAGGACAAAGATATCTTTATTACCATCCGTGAACGTGATCTTGTAAACCTTGTAAAACAGATCAGGCAGAAAAACCTGAAGCTTGGTGAAGATATCGGCATTATTTCATACAATGAGACACCGCTAAAGGAACTGCTGGGAATTACCGTAATCACGACTGATTTTAAAGCGATGGGCGAATCTGCAGCATATATGATCCTAAAGAACAAAAAAGAATCGGTGAACAATGTTTTCAAATTTATTCAGAGGGATTCTCTTTAA